From Miscanthus floridulus cultivar M001 chromosome 15, ASM1932011v1, whole genome shotgun sequence, the proteins below share one genomic window:
- the LOC136508743 gene encoding phosphoribosylamine--glycine ligase-like, whose protein sequence is MACFSSSTTKVSLKFGAKAFARNCLPGYLHSVVSFPVSRTLGGLCSPIRVENENRAYGSNLAVGALKGRHLNTTLSSTNGHVKVPEERVTVLVIGGGGREHALCYALERSPSCDAIFCAPGNSGIAQSGDATCIPDLDITNSENVISFCHNWDVGLVVVGPEAPLVAGLANDLVKAGIPTFGPSSEAAALEGSKDFMKKLCDKYNIPTAKYQTFTNPADAKQYVKDQGAPIVVKADGLAAGKGVVVAMTLDEAFEAIDTMLIEGSFGSAGSRVIIEEFLEGEEASFFALVDGETALPLESAQDHKRVGDGDVGPNTGGMGAYSPAPIVTEELKKKVMESIILPTVKGMAAEGCKFVGVLYAGLMIEKSGLPKLIEYNVRFGDPECQVLMMRLESDLAQVLLAACRGELGKVSLTWSPELATVVVMASEGYPGPYKKGTVIKNIDEAEQVSPAVKIFHAGTAFDTDGNFVAAGGRVLGVTAKGKDIEEARAKAYDALDVVDWPEGFYRHDIGWRALKHQHLAAH, encoded by the exons ATGGCATGCTTTTCTTCAAGCACCACCAAGGTTTCGCTCAAGTTCGGAGCTAAGGCGTTCGCGAGGAATTGCTTGCCTGGCTACTTGCATTCTGTGGTATCTTTTCCTGTTTCTCGGACACTGGGTGGTCTTTGTTCTCCCATCAGGGTGGAGAATGAGAATCGCGCCTATGGTTCAAACCTGGCTGTTGGGGCTCTCAAGGGCAGACACCTCAACACAACACTCTCTTCGACTAATGGCCACGTCAAGGTTCCTG AAGAGAGGGTAACTGTATTGGTCATTGGTGGAGGAGGAAGGGAACATGCTCTTTGTTATGCCTTGGAACGCTCTCCATCTTGTGATGCAATTTTCTGTGCTCCTGGTAATTCTGGCATTGCTCAGTCTGGAGATGCCACATGTATACCGGACCTGGACATAACAAATAGTGAAAATGTCATCTCATTCTGTCATAATTGGGATGTTGGATTAGTTGTAGTTGGACCTGAAGCACCTCTTGTTGCTGGTCTTGCAAATGACCTTGTCAAAGCTGGAATTCCTACTTTTGGTCCTTCATCAGAGGCTGCGGCATTAGAAGGATCAAAGGATTTCATGAAGAAACTATGTGATAAGTACAACATTCCCACAGCAAAG TATCAAACATTCACAAACCCTGCTGATGCTAAACAATATGTAAAGGATCAAGGAGCCCCCATAGTTGTTAAAGCCGATGGATTGGCTGCTGGGAAGGGTGTAGTTGTTGCTATGACTTTAGATGAGGCATTTGAAGCCATAGACACTATGCTTATTGAAGGCTCTTTTGGTTCTGCTGGATCACGTGTCATCATTGAAGAATTTttagagggagaagaagcttctTTCTTTGCATTAGTAGATGGAGAAACTGCTTTGCCTCTTGAATCGGCCCAGGACCATAAAAGAGTTGGTGATGGTGATGTTGGTCCAAATACAGGTGGTATGGGTGCATACTCCCCAGCTCCAATTGTGACAGAAGAACTGAAGAAAAAAGTAATGGAAAGTATAATCCTCCCTACTGTTAAAGGTATGGCAGCTGAAGGATGCAAATTTGTTGGTGTGTTATATGCTGGGCTTATGATTGAGAAGTCTGGGCTTCCTAAGCTTATTGAATATAATGTACGATTTGGAGATCCAGAATGCCAG GTCCTGATGATGAGGTTAGAGTCTGACTTGGCGCAGGTTCTGCTTGCTGCTTGTCGGGGAGAACTAGGCAAGGTTTCGCTAACCTGGTCGCCTGAGTTGGCAACAGTTGTTGTGATGGCAAGTGAAGGCTATCCTGGGCCTTACAAGAAGGGGACTGTAATAAAAAATattgatgaagccgagcaggttTCTCCTGCAGTAAAGATATTCCATGCAGGAACAGCCTTTGATACAGATGGAAACTTTGTAGCGGCTGGAGGCCGTGTGCTCGGTGTTACTGCAAAGGGCAAGGACATTGAGGAAGCAAGGGCTAAAGCGTATGATGCGCTTGACGTTGTTGACTGGCCAGAAGGATTCTACAGGCATGACATTGGTTGGAGGGCGCTCAAACATCAGCATTTGGCTGCACACTGA